A region of Micropterus dolomieu isolate WLL.071019.BEF.003 ecotype Adirondacks linkage group LG01, ASM2129224v1, whole genome shotgun sequence DNA encodes the following proteins:
- the lg01h1orf115 gene encoding uncharacterized protein C1orf115 homolog, whose protein sequence is MGAQEKEEDSAPSPGKKQQKTSKEVFFSVLPDKYEPLIEEEEEAEEEETPEERSKRKEEKKRKKKKKYKKYRKNVRKALGFSWRCLLAGLQTMACAYSTPLSAMSTVLTEVHR, encoded by the exons atgGGAGCgcaggaaaaggaggaggactCGGCTCCTTCGCCGGGGAAGAAGCAACAGAAAACATCCAAAGAAGTGTTTTTCTCCGTCCTGCCGGATAAATACGAACCTCTGAtcgaagaagaggaggaggcggaggaggaggagacgccagaggagaggagcaagaggaaggaggagaagaagaggaagaagaagaagaagtacaaGAAGTACAGGAAG aacGTCAGGAAGGCGCTGGGCTTCAGCTGGCGCTGCCTGCTGGCCGGTCTACAGACCATGGCCTGCGCTTACTCCACACCGCTCTCAGCCATGTCCACCGTGCTGACGGAAGTCCACAGATAA
- the LOC123972061 gene encoding transcriptional-regulating factor 1-like, with the protein MVCKRDFRSLPALNGHMRSHSGSRSATWLKKGEDPSPVMVLPVSVPVQPKGPAKACKGAQRRSSRLSPATGGAVLYRSLLRQEEEEGTAKGDGAESRAGDGEEAAAGGDGVGGVHYTPPPMLCPFRAGPGLYCSLTTRRQQRVQTVKLHNTHNDLVAVETASPPPGIIKPQINKGRSFQAEIPPLLDQKHASSDSHNAVLLWTPWEELERPVNQLRVEALLMMARSSVVPGGGASPESALHVLSECRGDFLLTVEKLLSAPETSNNHHTAQQYPSARWSEAERGSLVKSLQLHHKDFSRVQRAVQTKSLSQCVEFYYLWKKKLSLSTRTAAGLTVNLPDTNGQKSSKSHDAS; encoded by the exons ATGGTGTGTAAGCGGGATTTCAGGAGTCTGCCAGCGCTGAACGGACACATGCGCTCCCACAGCGGCTCCAGATCGGCTACATGGTTGAAAAAG GGTGAGGACCCTTCCCCAGTGATGGTGTTGCCCGTCTCCGTCCCCGTCCAACCCAAAGGCCCGGCCAAGGCGTGTAAAGGGGCGCAGAGGCGAAGCAGTCGCCTCTCTCCAGCCACCGGGGGCGCTGTGCTCTACCGCAGCCTGTTACgccaagaagaagaggaagggacTGCTAAGGGAGATGGGGCCGAGAGCAGAGCGGGTGATGGTGAGGAAGCTGCTGCCGGGGGTGATGGTGTCGGTGGTGTGCACTACACCCCTCCGCCCATGCTGTGTCCCTTCAGGGCGGGGCCAGGGTTGTACTGCTCCCTCACCACCAGGAGGCAGCAGAGAGTGCAGACCGTAAAgcttcacaacacacaca ATGATCTGGTTGCCGTGGAGAcagcctctcctcctcctggaatCATTAAGCC GCAGATCAATAAAGGGCGGAGCTTCCAGGCTGAAATCCCACCTCTGCTGGACCAAAAACATGCCAGCTCCGATTCCCACAATGCCGTGCTGCTGTGGACGCCGTGGGAAGAGCTGGAGCGTCCTGTCAATCAGCTGAGAG TTGAAGCTCTGTTGATGATGGCTCGCTCCAGCGTGGTGCCAGGGGGCGGGGCCAGCCCAGAGTCGGCCCTCCACGTCCTGTCAGAGTGCAGAGGAGACTTCCTG ctgacggtggagaagctgctgtcagctcctgaAACATCCAACAACCACCACACAGCTCAACAGTATCCAA GTGCCAGGTGGAGCGAAGCGGAGAGGGGGTCGCTGGTTAAATCCCTGCAGCTCCATCATAAAGACTTCAGCAGAGTCCAGAGAGCC GTTCAGACGAAGTCCCTGTCTCAGTGTGTGGAGTTTTATTATCTGTGGAAGAAGAAGCTCAGCCTGAGCACAAGGACCGCGGCTGGGCTGACCGTCAATCTGCCCGACACAAAC GGTCAGAAGTCATCAAAATCCCATGATGCATCATGA